Genomic window (Campylobacter sp. RM16704):
ATCCCAGTGGGTACTATCGTTCATAATATTGAGTTAAAACCAGGTAAAGGCGGTCAAATGATCCGTTCAGCTGGTGCTTATGCTCAATTAATGGGTAAAGAAGAAAAATATGTTATCTTAAGACTTGCTAGTGGTGAAATGAGACAAGTTTTAGCTGAATGTATGGCAAGTATCGGTGAAGTTGGTAACGAAGAATGGTCTAATGTAACTATAGGTAAAGCAGGAAGAAATCGCCACAGAGGTATTCGCCCTCAAACAAGAGGTTCTGCAATGAACCCAGTTGATCACCCACACGGCGGTGGTGAAGGTAAGAAAAATTCAGGTCGTCACCCAGTTACTCCATGGGGTAAACCAACTAAAGGTGCTAAAACTCGCCGTAAAAAAGCTAGCGATAAGCTAATAATTTCAAGAAGAAAAGGAAAGTAAGATGGCTAGGTCACTAAAAAAAGGTCCTTTTGTTGATGACCATGTAATGAAAAAAGTCATCGCTGCTAAAAAAGCTAACGATGGTAAGCCAATTAAAACTTGGTCAAGACGCAGCACTATTATACCTGATATGATAGGTTTAACTTTTAATGTTCATAATGGAAAAAGCTTTATCCCAGTATATGTTACTGAAAATCATATAGGTTATAAATTAGGTGAATTTGCGCCTACTAGAACATTTAAGGGTCATAAAGGCTCTGTTCAGAAAAAAATAGGTAAGTAAGGGAGATTTATGAGTAGAGCATTAATTAAATTCATAAGATTATCTCCAACTAAAGCGAGATTGATTGCTAGAGAAGTTCAAGGTATGAATGCAGAACTTGCATTAGCTAGTTTAAAATTTATGCCAAATAAAGGTGCTAAATTTATAGCAAATGCTATTTCAAGTGCTGTAGCAAATGGTGGATTTGAAGCAAATGAAGTTGTTGTTTCAAGTTGCCGTGTTGATGCTGGTGCGGTTTTAAAAAGATTTAGACCAAGAGCTAGAGGAAGTGCTAGTCGTATTAGAAAGCCGACTTCACACATTTTGGTAGAAGTTAGTAAAATAGAAGCAAGTGCTGAAAAAACTACAAAAGCTAAAAAAGCATCAGTGAAAAAGGAAAGCTAATATGGGACAAAAAGTAAATCCGATTGGTTTAAGACTAGGAATTAATAGAAACTGGGAATCAAGATGGTTTCCTACAAAAGCTAATTTAGCAGAAAATATTGGTGAAGATTATAAAATCAGAACTTTCTTAAAAAGAAAGCTTTATTATGCGGGAATTAGCCAAATTCTTGTAGAAAGAACAGCTAAAAAACTTCGCGTTACTGTTGTAGCTGCAAGACCGGGAATTATTATTGGTAAAAAAGGTAGTGATGTTGATGTTTTAAGGAAAGAACTTCAAGATTTAATCAAAAAAGAAGTTAATATCAATATCAAAGAAGAAAGGAAAGCAGGAGCTTCAGCTCAACTTGCAGCTGAAAGTGTTGCTACTCAACTTGAAAAAAGAATTGCTTTTAGAAGAGCAATGAAAAAAGTAATTCAAGGAGCGCAAAAAGCAGGTGCTAAAGGCATTAAAGTTTCAGTTTCAGGTCGTTTAGGTGGTGCTGAAATGGCAAGAACAGAATGGTATCTAGAAGGTCGTGTTCCACTTCATACTTTAAGAGCAAAAATTGATTATGGTTTTGCAGAAGCACATACAACTTATGGAAATATAGGTATTAAAGTATGGATTTTTAAAGGTGAAGTTTTACAAAAAGGTGTTCAACCTGAAAAAACCGAAGAAAACGCTCCGGCTAAAAAAACTAGAAGAGCAAGAAGAGGTAAATAATCATGTTAATGCCAAAAAGAACAAAATATCGTAAAATGATGAAAGGGCGTAATAGAGGTTATGCCAATAGAGGAACTGAATTTACTTTTGGTGAAT
Coding sequences:
- the rplB gene encoding 50S ribosomal protein L2 — encoded protein: MAIKTYKPYTPSRRYITGVSSDDITAKASVRSLLVKLPAHAGRNNNGRITSRHKEAGAKKLYRIIDFKRRKFGIEGKVEAIEYDPYRNCRIALISYRDGEKRYILQPKGLSVGDVICAAESGLDIKPGNAMKLKNIPVGTIVHNIELKPGKGGQMIRSAGAYAQLMGKEEKYVILRLASGEMRQVLAECMASIGEVGNEEWSNVTIGKAGRNRHRGIRPQTRGSAMNPVDHPHGGGEGKKNSGRHPVTPWGKPTKGAKTRRKKASDKLIISRRKGK
- the rpsS gene encoding 30S ribosomal protein S19, with the protein product MARSLKKGPFVDDHVMKKVIAAKKANDGKPIKTWSRRSTIIPDMIGLTFNVHNGKSFIPVYVTENHIGYKLGEFAPTRTFKGHKGSVQKKIGK
- the rplV gene encoding 50S ribosomal protein L22; protein product: MSRALIKFIRLSPTKARLIAREVQGMNAELALASLKFMPNKGAKFIANAISSAVANGGFEANEVVVSSCRVDAGAVLKRFRPRARGSASRIRKPTSHILVEVSKIEASAEKTTKAKKASVKKES
- the rpsC gene encoding 30S ribosomal protein S3 yields the protein MGQKVNPIGLRLGINRNWESRWFPTKANLAENIGEDYKIRTFLKRKLYYAGISQILVERTAKKLRVTVVAARPGIIIGKKGSDVDVLRKELQDLIKKEVNINIKEERKAGASAQLAAESVATQLEKRIAFRRAMKKVIQGAQKAGAKGIKVSVSGRLGGAEMARTEWYLEGRVPLHTLRAKIDYGFAEAHTTYGNIGIKVWIFKGEVLQKGVQPEKTEENAPAKKTRRARRGK